TGGTCAGTATGTCAAGCCTAAAGTACTTCCTGATCAAGGGCTTGATTTGGATCCCGTTAAATTAATGGCGCCAGCAATTAACGAGTTAGCCTGGTTGGTTAGGGAGGGCGTAGCTAGTGTTGAGGATATTGATAAGAGTGTGAGGCTTGGGTTGAATTATCCATGGGGCTTAAGCGATCTCGCTGATGAAATAGGTATTGATAATGTGGTTAGTGCCCTTCAGCATCTCAAGAACGTTAGTAATTGGGATGAGTATGAGCCAGACCCATTACTTACGGAATACGTTAAGTCAGGTAAATTAGGTAGGAAGAGTGGTGCTGGATTTAGGAACTATCCCGAGGTTGAGGTGAGAAAGTACGATGAGATACTACTAAGGATAGATCCGCCAGCCGCCTGGATCGTTTTTAATAAACCCGATAAGCTGAATGTATTAACACCTAGGATGGCCGATGAAATAGTAAATGCCCTAAGAGCCGTTGAGGATGATTCAAGGGTTAAGGTAGTAGTAATCACTGGTAACGGCCGAGCCTTCTGTGCTGGTGCTGACATCAATCAGTTCCAAAATTCATCGCCAATACAGATGTTTAAAGCCATGAGACATTATCACTCAATGACCCTAGAAGTTGAGTATTACACGAAACCCGTGATTGCGGCCATAAACGGTTATGCCCTTGGTGGCGGTTTAGAAATAGCTATGGCCTGCGACATTAGGATAGCCTCCGAGGATGCGTTGGTTGGGCAACCTGAGATTAACCTAGGCATAATACCAGGTGCCGGCGGTACACAGAGACTGACGCGCTTAACGAACCTAGGAGTAAGTAAGGAACTAATACTAACGGGTAAACAAGTAAGTGCTAGGAAAGCTCTTGAATACGGCATAGTTAATAAGGTTACGCCTAACCATGCGCTTGAGTTTGAGGTTAGGAGGTGGATTAAGGAATTGGCTTCTAAACCACCATTGACGCTCATGCTTGCCAAATATGCCGTAAACTACGGCTTTGAATCACCAATATGGAGCTCGCTAAACAATGAGGCAGCATTATTCGGTGTGGCAATATCGACGAAAGACTCACAGGAAGGTGTAAGGGCGTTCCTGGAAAAGAGGAAGCCTAAGTTTGTAGGTGAATAACCATTAATTTAATTAGAGATCACGGCTTAAAACCTGTGAATTTTCTCTCGCTAATAATTTCAATTAATACTAAAATCAGTATTGATATCATTAACGAAGCTGACGCATAACCTAATGCCATGGGCAGCCCATAAACCTCGTAGGAATACCAAATCAATATTGGCACTGGGTACACATAATTAAAGAATGGTGGGTTGACTATGTAGTAAGCTAATATGACAATAGAACCAAACTCACTTATGGCCCTGCCCCAAGTCATCAGGAATGATGATACGAGCTCCCTGAATGTCATGGGAACCACGACATGGGCAAAGACACCCCATTGACTAAGTCCTAGGGTCAAGCCGGCGTATTCATAGGTTGGGTCCAACTCATCAAATACCTGTTTCATGGCACCGACGGCTATTGGTGCGGAAACCACGAAGTATGCAGCTACGAGGCCCCATATTGTATCTACGAGAGGTAACTTACGTATTATAGGTATTGGCGATATTGGTGAAACCAGTATTAGGATTGACAAACCAACTATTGTGTGCGGTATTGTTAATGGACTTAGCAATACCCCACTGACTACGCTATCTATTGGCCTTGGTATTAACCTTCTGGATATGGCATAGGCAACAGGCGCCCCCAGGAGTAGATCTAGTGCTGCGGCTATAAATGCGCCGAGCAATGTTACTACAACGCTCTCGATGAATAGACCGCTCATTAATGCCTTTAATAGGTATCCATAACCCTCATAGAGAAGGACTACAATAGGTAATAGCAGCATAAGTGATATTAGAATTATGAAAGGCATAAACATATGCCTTGTGCTATCCAATAATAATCACCATTAGCCACCATATGCCAATAACGAAGAATTCGCAAAGGCCCTAATTAATGGTGGTGCATTGCTTAAGTTGCCATAAAATAATGCTGGTGTTAACGGTTGTATGCCAAGGCTTTCCATGAGCTCATGACCACTCGGCGATATTAGGTAAAGTATCACTTCTACTGCCAATTCCTTATCAGGTGCCTGGTTAGGTATTGTCACAGCTAATTGAATGGGCGTTCCCCTAGCAACAATATTAGAACCTCCAACCACAATCGTAACACTGGCTTTGCTATAAAAGCTTGAGTATTGTGGCGAACCGAGATTGACCTGTGGTGGTAATGGAAAATACGGTATATTAACGCTCACGGCAGATGATTTGTAAATAGCTATGTCAAACCAAACCTTACCTGACTCAACAGGGCCGAATAACTCACTGCCTGCGAGAACCTCGTATACATTACCCGTGGAATTTGCCTGATTAAACAGATTAACGTAGTAATCCTTACCCAAGCCCCAATATATTCCAGTGAGTTGTAGAACCATGAGCGCCCTATACCCCTCAGGATCAGTGTTTGGGTTGGACATCCCTATGGCGTAGGCTCCGTATTCATGAGCCATGTTAAAGGTTTCATTTGAGAATATTAGGTTTAGGAATTCCCTGGTTATTACCATAGCCTCTGCATAATTCCCGGACCTTAACGCTGACCACTCAGCATTGGTTAGGTTATTAACCACATTTAATAATGGCTTAGGTAAGTTGGGTGAGTACGCTATTACCATTTGATCACCTGCTATGGCTATGTACCAACTAGTTATGTTGCTTGGATATAATAGGGAGGTTAGTATGTATGGATCTATACTTGCATATATTGAATAGCCGCTTGGATTTAGGATTACCTGACGGGCAGCCTGTACAGAACCCATCCCGGTCACCACGGTATTTATGCCCAACTTCTCACCAGCATCTCGAAACAACGATGCATATAGAGACGCCGTTATTACACTTAGGGTTTGGCTCGTTTTCATGGTATGTGCTGGGTGCGTTACTGTTGGTATTGAGTATCCCAAGGTTAGCCCTATAATTAACGATATCAGTATTGAGCCGACGATACTTAACCTCATCAACTGACCCTTTAACTAATACGTCTATTTAAGTCTCTCGATGCATCTATTTAAGCCGTGAATAGTTCATTAAGTAATTTAAATTCTAAAATTTCTATGTTAGTGCCTAAATGGTAAGGACTAATTTTGATTCACGTAAGTCCATATTTCTTAAGCGATTGATGGAGGAGGGAGCCCAGAATAGAGTTGACTTTGACATATACGACTTTTTACTCACGTTCAATAAGTCCTTAAATGACTTTTACACGACAAGTAGTTGCAGCGGTAGGATTGCCCTGGCTAAGGCTCCACGACTTAGCTACTCAAAGGGTTCTGGGTTATTTAAGTTCGTTGTTAAGTGGCATAGGCCTGTCACGTATGGCGAGGTTATGAATGTACTTAGTAATATTGATTCTGGCGATGTTTGGTTCTTGGTTAGGGCGCCAATAATCCACTTCGTGGCTAGGGATGTTCATGGGGCATTGACGATACTTAGGATGGCTAGGGAGGCAGGCTTTAAACATAGTGGTATATATTCAGTGACACATGATGGTGTTGTTGTTGAAGTTCAAGGCGAGGATCGTTTTGAGGTCCCCATAATAATTAATGGTAAATTAATAGTGACTATGGATGATTTAAGGCGTATTATTGATATTGCCAATGAAACTCTGATCTTCGGCAAGTTCAGACTGGCGCATTTGATACGATTGATAGAGGTTAGGCTTTTTGGTAAGTCTGAACTGGGTGAAATGCCTAAGGTATATTTCCAGGAGTCATATAGAGA
This is a stretch of genomic DNA from Vulcanisaeta moutnovskia 768-28. It encodes these proteins:
- a CDS encoding 3-hydroxyacyl-CoA dehydrogenase/enoyl-CoA hydratase family protein, translating into MSSSLSIRKVAVLGAGTMGHGITEVFAIAGYEVRLMDISDEILRNALNRIRDSLERLSKRGELKESVDTILSRITTTTNIAAAVEGVDFLVEAVPENAELKKNIFREADKYAPSHAIFASNTSTIPITELSEATSRRDKFIGLHFMNPPPLMKLVEITRGKYTSDETVNITVQLTRFLNKEPVVVNKDVPGFIVNRVLFRVMLEACREVMQEGVKIIDLDAMARNVLGLPMGPFELLDYIGLDTSLFIVKAMTERGFRAHPCPLLEDLVNKGKLGVKSGEGFYKYPGPGQYVKPKVLPDQGLDLDPVKLMAPAINELAWLVREGVASVEDIDKSVRLGLNYPWGLSDLADEIGIDNVVSALQHLKNVSNWDEYEPDPLLTEYVKSGKLGRKSGAGFRNYPEVEVRKYDEILLRIDPPAAWIVFNKPDKLNVLTPRMADEIVNALRAVEDDSRVKVVVITGNGRAFCAGADINQFQNSSPIQMFKAMRHYHSMTLEVEYYTKPVIAAINGYALGGGLEIAMACDIRIASEDALVGQPEINLGIIPGAGGTQRLTRLTNLGVSKELILTGKQVSARKALEYGIVNKVTPNHALEFEVRRWIKELASKPPLTLMLAKYAVNYGFESPIWSSLNNEAALFGVAISTKDSQEGVRAFLEKRKPKFVGE
- a CDS encoding ABC transporter permease subunit, encoding MDSTRHMFMPFIILISLMLLLPIVVLLYEGYGYLLKALMSGLFIESVVVTLLGAFIAAALDLLLGAPVAYAISRRLIPRPIDSVVSGVLLSPLTIPHTIVGLSILILVSPISPIPIIRKLPLVDTIWGLVAAYFVVSAPIAVGAMKQVFDELDPTYEYAGLTLGLSQWGVFAHVVVPMTFRELVSSFLMTWGRAISEFGSIVILAYYIVNPPFFNYVYPVPILIWYSYEVYGLPMALGYASASLMISILILVLIEIISERKFTGFKP
- a CDS encoding substrate-binding domain-containing protein gives rise to the protein MRLSIVGSILISLIIGLTLGYSIPTVTHPAHTMKTSQTLSVITASLYASLFRDAGEKLGINTVVTGMGSVQAARQVILNPSGYSIYASIDPYILTSLLYPSNITSWYIAIAGDQMVIAYSPNLPKPLLNVVNNLTNAEWSALRSGNYAEAMVITREFLNLIFSNETFNMAHEYGAYAIGMSNPNTDPEGYRALMVLQLTGIYWGLGKDYYVNLFNQANSTGNVYEVLAGSELFGPVESGKVWFDIAIYKSSAVSVNIPYFPLPPQVNLGSPQYSSFYSKASVTIVVGGSNIVARGTPIQLAVTIPNQAPDKELAVEVILYLISPSGHELMESLGIQPLTPALFYGNLSNAPPLIRAFANSSLLAYGG
- a CDS encoding tRNA(Phe) 7-((3-amino-3-carboxypropyl)-4-demethylwyosine(37)-N(4))-methyltransferase, which encodes MVRTNFDSRKSIFLKRLMEEGAQNRVDFDIYDFLLTFNKSLNDFYTTSSCSGRIALAKAPRLSYSKGSGLFKFVVKWHRPVTYGEVMNVLSNIDSGDVWFLVRAPIIHFVARDVHGALTILRMAREAGFKHSGIYSVTHDGVVVEVQGEDRFEVPIIINGKLIVTMDDLRRIIDIANETLIFGKFRLAHLIRLIEVRLFGKSELGEMPKVYFQESYRDFNIESINIENLV